One Ogataea parapolymorpha DL-1 chromosome VI, whole genome shotgun sequence DNA window includes the following coding sequences:
- a CDS encoding Dihydrolipoamide acetyltransferase component (E2) of pyruvate dehydrogenase complex, translating into MSAIATLRLASRPAVRLSRAPMLRFAALARYYSSKFPEHTVITMPALSPTMTQGNLVKWHKKVGDALQPGESIAEVETDKASMDFEFQEEGFLAKILVPDGTQDIPVGKPVAVYVEDSGDVAAFEDFTAADAGDAGAPAASEPAKEKAPAPKEESKEAPKEAQKESQPAKKSSPAPSGRIFASPLAKNIALEKGISLKQIKGTGPNGRIVAKDVENYKPAAPEASAAPAAPAAATYQDIPLTTMRKVISKRLTESKQTSPDYIVSSSMSVSKLLKLRASLNAAANDRYKLSVNDLLIKAIAKACERVPEANAYYMEKEGIIRQFSNVDVSVAVATPTGLITPIVKNAHAKGLETISKEVKDLGKRAKENKLSPEEFQGGTITISNLGMNPAVTLFTSILNPPQSAILAIGTVEKKAVPDKASPHGFVFDDVINITGTFDHRTVDGAKGGEFIRALKTIVENPLEMLL; encoded by the coding sequence ATGTCTGCCATTGCCACGCTTAGATTAGCTTCGCGTCCTGCAGTCAGGCTCTCTAGAGCCCCAATGCTGAGATTTGCAGCCCTAGCAAGATACTATTCCTCCAAATTCCCAGAGCACACCGTCATCACCATGCCGGCCTTGTCGCCAACCATGACCCAAGGAAACCTCGTGAAATGGCACAAAAAGGTTGGAGATGCTTTACAGCCTGGTGAGTCCATTGCCGAGGTCGAAACCGATAAGGCGTCCATGGACTTCGAGTTCCAGGAAGAGGGGTTCCTGGCTAAAATCCTTGTTCCAGACGGAACTCAGGACATTCCTGTTGGAAAGCCAGTTGCCGTCTACGTCGAGGACAGCGGCGACGTTGCTGCCTTTGAGGATTTCACTGCTGCAGACGCTGGCGATGCAGGTGCTCCAGCCGCAAGCGAGCCAGCCAAGGAAAAAGCCCCTGCTCCAAAGGAGGAATCAAAGGAAGCGCCAAAGGAGGCACAAAAGGAATCCCAGCCAGCCAAAAAGTCGTCTCCTGCTCCATCCGGCAGAATCTTTGCTTCTCCGCTGGCCAAAAACAttgctttggagaaagGTATTTCCCTCAAGCAAATCAAGGGTACTGGTCCAAACGGACGAATTGTGGCCAAGGATGTCGAAAACTACaagccagcagctccagaagcttCTGCCGCCCCAGCAgccccagcagcagccacaTACCAAGATATTCCATTGACTACCATGAGAAAGGTCATCTCCAAGAGACTGACCGAGTCGAAGCAAACGTCTCCCGACTACATtgtttcctcgtcgatgtctGTGTCGAAGTTGCTCAAGCTCAGAGCCTCTCTGAacgctgctgccaacgaCAGATACAAGCTCTCGGTCAACGACCTGCTGATCAAGGCCATTGCCAAAGCCTGTGAGAGAGTGCCTGAGGCCAATGCCTACTACATGGAGAAGGAGGGAATCATTAGACAGTTCTCAAACGTTGACGTTTCGGTTGCTGTGGCCACTCCTACGGGTCTGATCACCCCAATCGTCAAAAATGCACACGCCAAGGGCCTCGAGACCATCTCCaaggaggtcaaggacCTCGGCAAGAGAGCCAAGGAGAACAAGCTGTCTCCAGAAGAGTTCCAGGGTGGAACCATCACGATCTCCAACCTGGGAATGAACCCTGCTGTCACGTTGTTCACCTCCATCCTCAACCCTCCACAATCGGCTATTCTGGCCATCGGTACTGTTGAGAAGAAGGCCGTGCCTGATAAGGCTAGTCCACACGGCTTTGTGTTcgacgacgtgatcaacatCACGGGAACCTTCGACCACAGAACCGTGGATGGTGCCAAGGGAGGCGAGTTCATCAGGGCTCTGAAGACCATCGTGGAAAACCCGCTGGAGATGCTTTTGTAA
- a CDS encoding Conserved hypothetical membrane protein: protein MSGSSGLGQAELTYLIVFCTLVSLMLICALVTLIYYLFFRDSLLGPHDDENNVICDVLRYNPANYRNQALFQSLNEVDKLRFALARQFFEEKPPILRFNNTPGEIDTTYLLIRDRGISSFYFETYYDQISELSQSLCDSEAEEASETTALLQPKRPDYARAQFKRVPFYVEDLTEISFVGSEQSSAILNLPVPIRNRKNDTVYFEAKLYDFDHRRCMVSVGLCTKPYPNFLLPGLHPYSLAVQTDGCLRLSNRPFPNDPDLPVILPQLLEGDVIGIGYKASNGTVYVTHNGKKIIEAVQNLKTELYPCIGAVGGPCTVSVNLGQIGFVFIEANVKKLGFCESQNEGTIGAPPLYSPKLIKNDILLDQGEQLPPEYPSDEETFFGPKPYLEKSKKRVGTPESDPPPYLGGNSEKTSLEDDQPSVMDPTEYERRIDNIGTSPALGTSKTAGPYIG from the coding sequence ATGAGCGGGTCATCTGGGCTGGGTCAGGCCGAGCTGACCTACCTAATAGTTTTCTGCACGCTTGTCTCACTGATGCTTATTTGTGCGCTTGTCACACTCATATACTACTTATTCTTTAGAGACTCGCTGCTTGGGCCTCACGATGACGAGAACAACGTGATCTGCGACGTGTTGAGGTACAACCCGGCCAACTACCGCAACCAGGCTCTATTTCAGTCTCTGAACGAGGTGGACAAATTACGTTTTGCTCTGGCTAGACAGTTTTTCGAGGAAAAGCCTCCTATTCTGCGCTTTAATAACACCCCGGGCGAAATCGACACAACCTATTTACTAATTAGAGACCGCGGCATCAGCAGTTTCTATTTCGAGACGTACTACGACCAAATATCGGAGCTGAGCCAGTCCTTGTGCGATTCAGAGGCTGAGGAGGCGTCCGAAACCACCGCGTTGTTGCAGCCCAAGAGACCAGATTATGCGCGGGCACAGTTCAAGAGAGTGCCCTTTTACGTCGAGGACCTTACAGAGATCTCTTTTGTAGGCTCTGAGCAGAGTAGCGCCATTTTGAACCTGCCAGTGCCGATCAGAAACCGCAAGAATGACACAGTCTATTTCGAGGCCAAGCTATACGATTTCGACCATCGCCGCTGCATGGTCTCTGTTGGTCTCTGCACGAAGCCGTATCCGAACTTTCTGCTGCCAGGCCTCCATCCTTATTCGCTTGCTGTACAGACCGATGGGTGTCTTCGTTTGAGCAACAGGCCGTTCCCTAACGACCCCGACTTGCCTGTTATTCTGCcccagctgctggaaggAGACGTGATAGGAATTGGCTACAAGGCCTCGAACGGTACTGTTTATGTGACGCACAATGGTAAGAAAATCATCGAGGCCGTTCAGAACCTGAAAACAGAGCTCTATCCGTGTATCGGAGCGGTTGGCGGGCCGTGCACGGTCTCGGTGAACCTGGGCCAGATTGGGTTTGTTTTCATCGAAGCCAACGTGAAGAAATTGGGTTTCTGCGAGAGCCAGAACGAAGGCACCATCGGCGCACCACCGCTATACTCCCCTAAATTAATCAAGAACGATATTCTTCTAGACCAGGGAGAACAGCTGCCTCCAGAATATCCTTCTGACGAGGAAACATTTTTTGGACCCAAGCCGTATCTagaaaaatccaagaaacGTGTGGGGACTCCGGAATCCGACCCACCTCCTTATCTCGGGGGTAATAGCGAGAAGACGTCGCTTGAAGACGACCAGCCAAGCGTCATGGACCCCACAGAGTACGAGCGACGAATCGATAATATAGGAACTTCCCCCGCACTTGGCACCAGCAAGACTGCGGGACCGTATATAGGATAA